One genomic segment of Pandoraea thiooxydans includes these proteins:
- a CDS encoding twin-arginine translocation signal domain-containing protein, with protein MKRAVIPIQADDCRGPVESIAAIRLTRRSLLKGAGILTGTLAVSSTLAMVAPSRVWALEMSTFDAHQGAVILAFTRHLYPHKGLEDAVYALVVKALDQKAKADPANRKTLLAGVKRLDSIAGTNWLKRSASLQAVDVASMEGDPFFELVRSTAVVSLYSNTMAYAHFGYGGEEGDGGYLHKGFNDLAWLPNPPAKDSGPIPQDS; from the coding sequence ATGAAACGTGCTGTGATTCCGATCCAGGCGGATGATTGCCGGGGTCCCGTTGAAAGTATCGCCGCCATCCGGCTCACGCGCCGCAGTCTGCTCAAGGGTGCCGGCATTCTGACAGGCACGCTGGCAGTCTCGTCGACACTGGCGATGGTCGCGCCAAGCCGCGTGTGGGCGCTCGAAATGTCGACCTTCGACGCGCATCAGGGCGCGGTCATCCTCGCCTTCACGCGTCACCTCTACCCGCACAAGGGACTCGAAGACGCCGTATATGCGCTGGTCGTCAAGGCGCTCGATCAAAAAGCCAAGGCAGATCCCGCCAACCGGAAGACACTGCTGGCAGGCGTCAAGCGCCTCGACAGCATCGCCGGCACCAACTGGCTCAAGCGCTCCGCGTCGCTGCAGGCGGTCGACGTGGCGTCGATGGAGGGTGACCCGTTCTTCGAACTGGTCAGAAGCACGGCGGTGGTCTCCCTGTACAGCAACACCATGGCCTATGCCCATTTCGGCTACGGCGGGGAAGAAGGCGATGGCGGCTATCTGCACAAAGGGTTCAACGATCTGGCCTGGCTGCCCAATCCTCCCGCCAAAGACAGCGGGCCGATCCCCCAGGATAGCTAA
- a CDS encoding TetR/AcrR family transcriptional regulator: MNATSAAEMRQHILDTAKPIMLRKGFTGVGLNEILATAGIPKGSFYHYFGSKEVFGEALLNAYFADYLDYLDQLLVRDSGTGAQRLMRYWADWQAMQAGDTPDRKCLVVKLGAEVCDLSEAMRAVLERGTAQIVERLARCIEAGQGDGSLDAGIEPHTTAATLYELWLGATLLEKIRRDGRPLDVAMTATRQLLGLDATS, translated from the coding sequence ATGAACGCTACCAGCGCCGCCGAAATGCGGCAACACATCCTCGACACTGCCAAGCCCATCATGTTGCGCAAGGGCTTCACCGGTGTCGGCCTGAATGAAATTCTCGCCACTGCCGGCATTCCGAAGGGTTCGTTCTATCATTACTTCGGTTCGAAGGAAGTCTTTGGCGAAGCGCTGCTCAACGCCTACTTTGCCGATTATCTCGACTACCTCGACCAACTGCTGGTGCGCGATTCCGGCACCGGCGCGCAGCGGCTGATGCGCTACTGGGCCGATTGGCAAGCGATGCAGGCGGGCGACACCCCCGATCGCAAATGTCTGGTGGTCAAGCTCGGGGCCGAAGTATGCGATCTGTCGGAGGCCATGCGCGCCGTGCTCGAACGGGGTACCGCGCAGATCGTCGAGCGTCTGGCGCGATGCATCGAGGCAGGTCAGGGCGACGGCTCTCTCGACGCCGGTATCGAGCCGCATACCACCGCGGCCACGCTCTACGAGCTTTGGCTGGGCGCCACGCTGCTGGAAAAAATCCGGCGCGACGGCCGCCCGCTCGATGTGGCGATGACCGCCACCCGGCAATTGCTGGGTCTGGACGCCACTTCCTGA
- a CDS encoding GMC family oxidoreductase, whose product MDANYNKINFSLDDDHVVVIIGSGAGGGTLANELAQKGIDVVVLEAGKLHNRGDFIADEWPAFQQLSWLDKRTTSGSWRVARDFPNLPAWICKTVGGTTVHWAGASLRIQPHEFKARTTYGALPGANLLDWSVTREELDPYYARAENKMGVTRTHGIPGLPGNNNFKVMHAGATKLGYKECNTGHMAINSQVRDGRSHCFQRGFCFQGCRTGAKWSTLYTEIPHAQATGHMELRTQTQVVRIEHDMHGNASAVLYHDAQGKLQRQKARVVSVAGNSIESPRLLLNSESALFPNGLANSSGQVGRNYMRHTTASVYGVFENKVDMYKGTTMAGIISDEARFDPSRGFVGGYHMETISLGLSFYAAFLNPGAWGTNFTQAMDEYAHTAGMWIVGEDMPRETNRITLNSAVKDQYGMPVANVHFDDHPNDEAMRAHGLRQGSAVYEAVGAKRVYQVPPYPSTHNLGTCRMSARAADGVCNKFGQTHDVKNLFISDGSQFTTGAAENPTLTIVTLAIRQAEHIAEQMRQRVI is encoded by the coding sequence ATGGACGCGAACTACAACAAAATCAATTTCTCGCTCGACGATGACCATGTGGTCGTCATCATCGGGTCCGGCGCCGGCGGCGGCACGCTCGCCAATGAGCTTGCCCAGAAAGGCATCGACGTGGTCGTGCTGGAGGCGGGAAAGCTGCACAACCGCGGCGACTTTATCGCCGACGAGTGGCCTGCCTTCCAGCAGCTTTCCTGGCTCGACAAGCGCACCACCTCGGGATCGTGGCGCGTCGCGCGTGACTTTCCCAACCTGCCGGCCTGGATCTGCAAGACGGTGGGCGGCACCACGGTGCACTGGGCGGGTGCGAGCTTGCGTATCCAGCCCCATGAATTCAAGGCGCGCACCACCTACGGCGCACTGCCCGGCGCCAACCTGCTGGACTGGTCGGTCACGCGCGAGGAGCTCGACCCTTATTACGCGCGGGCCGAAAACAAAATGGGCGTCACGCGCACCCATGGCATTCCCGGCCTGCCCGGCAACAATAACTTCAAGGTGATGCATGCCGGCGCCACCAAGCTCGGCTACAAGGAATGTAACACCGGGCATATGGCGATCAACAGCCAGGTTCGCGACGGCCGCAGCCACTGCTTTCAGCGCGGCTTCTGCTTTCAGGGCTGCCGCACCGGCGCCAAGTGGTCGACCCTCTATACCGAAATCCCGCACGCGCAGGCCACCGGCCATATGGAGTTGCGCACGCAAACGCAGGTCGTGCGCATCGAACACGACATGCACGGCAACGCGTCGGCGGTGCTCTATCACGATGCCCAGGGCAAGCTGCAGCGCCAGAAGGCTCGCGTGGTGAGCGTGGCGGGCAATTCGATCGAGTCGCCGCGCCTGCTGCTCAATTCGGAATCGGCACTGTTTCCCAACGGGCTGGCCAATTCGTCGGGCCAGGTCGGACGCAACTACATGCGACACACTACCGCGTCGGTCTATGGCGTGTTCGAGAACAAGGTCGACATGTACAAGGGCACGACGATGGCCGGCATCATCAGCGACGAGGCACGCTTCGATCCGAGCCGCGGTTTCGTGGGCGGCTATCACATGGAAACGATCTCGCTGGGGCTGTCGTTCTATGCAGCCTTCCTGAACCCCGGCGCCTGGGGCACGAACTTCACGCAAGCGATGGACGAATACGCGCATACCGCCGGGATGTGGATCGTCGGCGAGGACATGCCGCGCGAAACCAACCGCATCACCCTGAATTCGGCGGTCAAGGATCAATACGGCATGCCGGTGGCCAATGTGCACTTCGACGACCACCCCAACGACGAGGCCATGCGCGCGCACGGCCTGCGTCAGGGCTCGGCGGTCTACGAGGCCGTCGGCGCCAAGCGTGTCTATCAGGTGCCGCCCTACCCGTCCACCCATAACCTGGGCACCTGCCGGATGAGCGCGCGCGCGGCCGACGGCGTGTGCAACAAGTTCGGCCAGACGCACGACGTGAAGAATCTGTTCATCTCCGACGGCAGTCAGTTCACTACTGGTGCCGCGGAAAACCCGACGCTCACGATTGTCACGCTCGCCATCCGGCAGGCCGAGCACATCGCAGAGCAAATGCGGCAGCGCGTCATCTGA
- a CDS encoding ribbon-helix-helix domain-containing protein, with the protein MCNVYVKADPMLYESRTRSLRVHGVITTVRLENLFWDVLHDIAERENLTTSQFVVKLYDELTTLRGEVTNFASFLRVCCLRYLASSERERTAAPEAKGQAAAPLRQIKSA; encoded by the coding sequence ATGTGCAATGTCTATGTGAAGGCAGATCCGATGCTTTATGAGTCCCGAACACGTTCGCTGCGCGTGCACGGCGTGATCACCACGGTCAGGCTGGAAAATCTCTTCTGGGACGTGCTCCACGACATCGCCGAGCGCGAGAATCTGACCACCAGCCAGTTCGTCGTCAAGCTGTATGACGAACTCACCACGCTGCGCGGCGAAGTGACCAATTTCGCGTCTTTTTTGCGTGTATGCTGCCTGCGGTATCTGGCTTCAAGCGAGCGGGAGCGCACGGCCGCGCCCGAAGCCAAAGGGCAGGCGGCGGCGCCGCTGCGTCAGATCAAAAGTGCCTGA
- a CDS encoding DJ-1/PfpI family protein, producing the protein MAQKRILMLVGDFAEDYEVMVPFQMLLMVGHTVHAVCPGKTSGQTIKTAIHDFEGDQTYSEKRGHNFTLNADFAAVRAQDYDALVIAGGRAPEYLRLNPQVIAIVRHFMSEGKPTAAVCHGAQILAAANVLAGRKCSAYPACQPEVELAGGVYQAIGLDQAAVDGNLVTAPAWPAHPRFIAEFLKVLGTQITP; encoded by the coding sequence ATGGCACAGAAAAGGATATTGATGCTGGTCGGCGATTTTGCCGAGGATTACGAGGTGATGGTCCCGTTCCAGATGCTGCTGATGGTCGGCCACACGGTTCACGCGGTTTGCCCGGGCAAGACGTCCGGGCAAACCATCAAGACAGCAATCCACGACTTCGAGGGCGACCAGACCTACAGCGAAAAACGCGGTCACAACTTCACGCTCAATGCCGATTTCGCTGCGGTGCGCGCACAGGATTACGACGCGCTGGTCATCGCCGGAGGTCGTGCTCCTGAATATCTGCGGCTCAACCCGCAGGTCATCGCCATCGTCAGGCACTTCATGAGCGAGGGCAAGCCGACCGCGGCGGTGTGCCACGGCGCGCAAATCCTGGCCGCCGCCAATGTGCTGGCGGGGCGCAAATGTTCGGCGTATCCTGCCTGTCAACCCGAGGTGGAACTCGCCGGTGGCGTCTATCAGGCGATCGGGCTGGATCAGGCGGCGGTCGACGGCAATCTGGTCACCGCGCCCGCATGGCCGGCCCATCCGCGCTTTATCGCCGAATTTCTGAAAGTACTCGGCACGCAAATCACGCCGTGA
- a CDS encoding sensor domain-containing diguanylate cyclase, with protein sequence MGVHNNAELDQSSSKTLPASPLLRRLDTHHIAAARARRLVGQSAQRSPRHQTGTIDSTGIPITMKGFESHGSRADYLAREALTAQLQVLQTGLPLTAWAVFQHKGGDWHALAVSGEVGNTDLALLAQTVLDRATPGDADAEPFEFRPANAAELDLLGARAGVSQIFRAMLTPCGGYSRGALLGWLHGGTQSPTPDSRILTPTLASMVGIMHLHAELITTERLVLDTRHEELLDPLTGTLNRTGWDQYLQQIEAGLKASDEDAMIAVLDVDDLKAVNERDGRAAGDEMLRRAAQTIHAVLRRRDCVARLGADEFAILMQDISSSEAEALAARLATALKAVDISISAGLAMKSEGGTLKKAFALADASMYANKRKKNGMPARNESDIEDDGPAA encoded by the coding sequence ATGGGAGTGCATAATAACGCAGAATTAGACCAGTCGTCTAGCAAGACGCTACCAGCCTCGCCGCTGTTGCGACGATTGGACACCCATCACATTGCGGCCGCCCGAGCGCGCCGGCTTGTGGGACAATCGGCGCAACGCAGCCCGCGACACCAAACGGGCACAATAGACTCAACGGGGATACCAATCACGATGAAAGGGTTCGAATCTCACGGCAGTCGGGCCGATTATCTGGCCCGCGAAGCCCTGACGGCACAGTTACAGGTTCTGCAAACCGGACTGCCGTTGACCGCCTGGGCAGTTTTCCAGCACAAGGGCGGTGACTGGCACGCATTGGCGGTCTCGGGCGAAGTCGGGAATACCGACCTCGCACTACTTGCGCAAACCGTGCTCGACCGCGCCACACCCGGCGACGCCGATGCAGAGCCCTTCGAATTTCGCCCGGCAAATGCCGCGGAACTCGATCTGCTCGGCGCACGGGCCGGTGTGTCGCAAATCTTTCGGGCCATGCTCACGCCCTGTGGCGGCTACAGCCGCGGCGCTTTACTCGGCTGGCTGCATGGCGGCACGCAGTCGCCGACACCCGATAGTCGCATCTTGACTCCGACCCTGGCGAGCATGGTTGGCATCATGCACTTGCATGCCGAGCTCATCACCACCGAACGGCTGGTGCTCGATACTCGCCACGAAGAGCTGCTCGACCCGCTGACCGGCACGCTCAACCGGACCGGCTGGGACCAATACCTGCAACAAATTGAGGCTGGGCTCAAGGCGAGTGACGAAGACGCGATGATCGCCGTGCTCGATGTCGACGACCTCAAAGCAGTCAATGAACGCGACGGCCGAGCCGCAGGCGACGAGATGTTGCGGCGCGCCGCTCAGACCATCCACGCGGTGCTGCGTCGGCGCGATTGCGTGGCCCGGCTGGGCGCCGACGAGTTTGCCATCCTGATGCAGGATATCTCTTCGTCCGAAGCCGAGGCGCTTGCAGCACGCTTGGCAACCGCCCTGAAAGCGGTGGACATCAGTATTTCAGCCGGGCTGGCAATGAAATCCGAAGGCGGCACGCTGAAAAAGGCATTCGCCTTGGCCGACGCGAGCATGTATGCGAACAAGCGCAAGAAAAACGGCATGCCGGCACGCAACGAATCCGATATCGAGGACGATGGGCCGGCGGCGTAA
- a CDS encoding VOC family protein, protein MAKLIHTMIRVLDLDKSLRFYETAFDLHISHRLDFADFSLVYLRNEQADNEIELTWNKSRTEPYTHGDGYGHVAFCVDNVAQAHQRMRDLGFNPADVREFHDGASQLLARYFFVQDPDGYKIEVLERHGHYQ, encoded by the coding sequence ATGGCCAAATTGATTCACACCATGATCCGCGTGCTCGATCTCGATAAGTCGTTGCGCTTTTACGAGACGGCATTCGATCTGCACATCTCGCATAGGCTCGACTTTGCCGACTTCTCGCTGGTTTATTTGCGCAACGAACAGGCCGACAACGAGATCGAGTTGACTTGGAATAAGTCGCGTACGGAACCCTACACACACGGCGACGGCTATGGCCACGTCGCCTTTTGCGTCGACAACGTCGCTCAGGCGCACCAGCGCATGCGGGACCTCGGCTTCAATCCGGCTGACGTTCGCGAGTTTCACGACGGTGCCAGTCAATTGCTGGCGCGATATTTCTTTGTACAGGATCCCGACGGTTACAAGATAGAAGTGCTCGAGCGTCACGGCCATTATCAGTGA